The nucleotide window CGCGTTGACCGGCACCGGTAGGTCGTCGGGCTTCGCAGCGCGTGGCGCACGGCGCGCAGCCCGTGCGTCCACCAACGCGTTGTCAGCGGCATCGGTCGCGCCGACCGCGGCCAACACCACATCGGGCAATTCGAAACCATGCAGCGTGCCTTGCCGGATGTCGATATTCATCGCTTCCAGCGTGGCGCGCGTGGGATCGTCGGGGAACAGATCGAGCGTGCTGTCGTCGCGGGAGGCGTTGCTCAGTTGCGCGAGGCGTTGTGCCGAGCGCGCGGCGCGCGCCAGCTTGTTTTCAGTTTCGGTCGAGACGGTGGCCTGGCGGCGCTTCTTCGAAGCGGCGCGCTGAGGCCGGGACTGCGGGGATGCTACGGAATCTGCCATAGAGAAAAAAGCGGTCGTCGCCGGAAAGCGGGCGCCGAGCACCGCTCGTCAATGCCGTTGGAATTTTTCGAGACCGCATTGTCGCATGGCCGCCCGCGCCCGCCGAAGCCATTCGGCGGGGATTTTCCGTTTTTAGGAAGCCGTGTCGTCCTGCCGGAACTGCTTGACGCCGTGCAGCTGACGCAAGCGCCCGCAGATCGCCTCATATTCCATATTCGACACGCGATGCAAGGTGATCACCACTTCATCGCACTCGGGCGCGTCCTCGCTTTGCTGCATCACGAACTGCTTGACGCGCGGGCTCGCGGCGCCGAGTTCGTCGTGCAGCGAGTGGAACGTCATGGCGCCGCGCTCGACGATCATCGTCAGTTGGCGCCGTTGCTTGACGGTGATGAAGCGGCGCTCAAGCGGCTTGATGCCGGCCAGGATAATCAGAATGATGATGGTCGCCGCGATCGCCGCTGTGTACAGCCCGCCGCCGACCGCAAGACCAATGGCGG belongs to Paraburkholderia aromaticivorans and includes:
- a CDS encoding MgtC/SapB family protein; translated protein: MLGNFELIARLMVAAALGSVIGFERERLSWAAGLRTHMLVCVGSALIMIVSAYGFAEVLTGDHVVLDPSRMAAQVVSGIGFLGAGSILLRGEIVRGLTTAASLWSVAAIGLAVGGGLYTAAIAATIIILIILAGIKPLERRFITVKQRRQLTMIVERGAMTFHSLHDELGAASPRVKQFVMQQSEDAPECDEVVITLHRVSNMEYEAICGRLRQLHGVKQFRQDDTAS